The following proteins are encoded in a genomic region of Brachypodium distachyon strain Bd21 chromosome 1, Brachypodium_distachyon_v3.0, whole genome shotgun sequence:
- the LOC100833637 gene encoding formamidopyrimidine-DNA glycosylase — MPELPEVEAARRALEAHCVGRRIARCAVADDPKVVVSTSRVAFERAMVGRTIVAARRKGKNLWLRLDAPPFPSFQFGMAGAIYIKGVAVTNYKRSAVSTADEWPSKYSKFFVELDDGLEFSFTDKRRFARVRLFDDPETVPPISELGPDALFEPMSVDNFVDSLSRKKIGIKALLLDQSFISGIGNWIADEVFYQSRIHPLQIASSLSRESCEALHKSIKEVVKYAVEVDADCDRFPVEWLFHHRWGKKPGKVDGKEIEFITAGGRTTAYVPQLQKLTGTQSNKMVAANPGQLSADGDAANEVLADGEDDDLKPRKRVATFRAVRGQQKKDAISAPSRKTRKNVGGKEKPSIEHIENEDVDTMGPNKIGSTSNDEHGLDKPTARAGKIPDRVTRRNKMKPSK, encoded by the exons ATGCCGGAGCtgccggaggtggaggcggcgcggcgggcgctgGAGGCGCATTGCGTGGGTCGGCGCATCGCGCGCTGCGCCGTCGCGGACGACCCCAAGGTCGTCGTCTCCACCAGCCGCGTGGCCTTCGAGCGCGCCATGGTCGGCAGgaccatcgtcgccgcgcgcagGAAGGGCAAGAACCTCTGGCTCCGCCTCGACGCCCCTCCCTTCCCCTCCTTCCAGTTCG GAATGGCAGGTGCAATCTACATTAAGGGTGTGGCCGTCACAAACTACAAGAG GTCGGCTGTCAGCACCGCGGACGAGTGGCCTTCCAAGTACTCCAAATTCTTTGTTGAG CTTGATGATGGCTTGGAGTTTTCCTTCACCGATAAGAGGCGCTTTGCAAGAGTTCGGTTGTTTGATGAC CCTGAAACTGTACCCCCAATTTCTGAGCTTGGTCCGGATGCTCTCTTTGAGCCGATGTCTGTTGACAATTTTGTGGACTCATTGAGTAGGAAGAAGATTGGAATAAAAGCTCTTTTACTTGATCAG AGCTTCATATCAGGCATTGGTAATTGGATTGCAGATGAGGTGTTTTACCAG TCAAGAATCCATCCATTACAAATTGCTTCGAGCCTATCAAGGGAGAGTTGTGAAGCACTACACAAAAGCATCAAAGAG GTCGTGAAATATGCTGTGGAAGTTGATGCTGATTGTGACCGTTTTCCAGTGGAATGGTTGTTTCATCACCGCTGGGGCAAGAAGCCTGGTAAAGTCGATG GAAAGGAAATTGAATTCATAACAGCTGGTGGAAGG ACGACGGCCTACGTGCCACAACTGCAGAAGCTGACTGGCACCCAATCTAACAAAATGGTAGCGGCTAACCCAGGACAACTCAGTGCAGATGGTGACGCCGCCAATGAAGTATTGGCAGatggagaagatgatgatTTGAAACCACGAAAGAGAGTTGCAACATTCAGGGCTGTCAGGGGACAGCAAAAGAAGGATGCCATAAGTGCTCCCTCCagaaaaacaaggaaaaatgtTGGTGGCAAGGAGAAACCGAGTATTGAACATATCGAAAATGAAGATGTTGACACCATGGGACCAAATAAAATTGGCAGCACTAGCAATGACGAGCATGGTTTGGACAAACCTACTGCTAGGGCGGGCAAGATACCAGATCGGGTAACAAGGAGGAATAAGATGAAGCCCAGCAAATAG